From Pelmatolapia mariae isolate MD_Pm_ZW linkage group LG1, Pm_UMD_F_2, whole genome shotgun sequence, one genomic window encodes:
- the anpepa gene encoding aminopeptidase Ey, translating into MGKVYYISKNVGLGMLVLAVCGLATIIALSVAYDKEKSKNQGNVGDGASDSTSTTTPSTTPDTPKEPWDHYRLPDSLIPVSYNVTLWPRLKPNAEGLYIFTGHSTVIFKCVKETDLIIIHSRKLNFTTFFGHHAKLSSQGEAPVPTILNSWLVKKTEFLVIQLGSRLSAGESYSLYTEFLGELADDLEGFYRSEYVEDGVKKVVATSQMQATYARKSFPCFDEPAMKAVFTVTIIHSRDTVALSNGKEKETSEAVIDGVAVKITTFEPTRKMSTYLLAFIVSDFVPIESNQNDLLIRIWARKKAIDDGQGSYALNVTGPILRFYEQYYNTSYPLSKSDQIALPDFNAGAMENWGLVTYRETALLYDPILSSTGNKERVSTVISHELAHMWFGNLVTLRWWNDLWLNEGFASYVEYLGVDYAEPTWNIKDHIVLYDVQKVFAVDALAFSHPLSRGEEEVNEPAQISEMFNTISYSKGAAVLRMLSEFLTEPVFARGLSSYLNTFAFGNTVYTDLWDHLQQAVENTPGIHIPHSVENIMNRWTLQMGYPVVTIDTRTGSVTQKHFLLDPDSTVDRPSQFNYTWYVPIKWMKTGVQQPQYWLLQKTDTHIPMRVSGEDWVLANTNVSGYFRVNYDPDNWDRLLSLLNTNHQTVSIINRAQIIDDAFNLARAKIISTTLALRTTKYLSKERDYIPWESALRNLNYYILMFDRNEVYGVLQAYLKKQIQPLFEHFKTITSNWTRVPTGHTDQYNQINAIGIACSVGVDGCRELIKSWYRAWMKNPSRNPIHPNLKSTVYCYAIAFGGVAEWDFAWNMFKNATLASEASRLRSALACSKIPWILNRYLEYTLDPTKIRKQDATSTIQNIARNVVGMPLAWNFVKARWSYIFQQYGKGSFSFSNLVSGITQRFSTEYELQELKRFKEENLSVGFGSATMALEQAIEKTTANIKWVTENKAEVQRWFAQEST; encoded by the exons ATTCCCTCATCCCCGTCTCTTACAATGTGACCCTGTGGCCACGATTGAAGCCCAATGCAGAGGGCTTGTACATCTTCACTGGACATTCAACAgtaatttttaaatgtgtgaaagAAACAGACCTCATCATCATCCACTCCAGAAAACTCAACTTTACTACCTTCTTTGGGCACCATGCTAAACTGAGCAGCCAGGGTGAGGCCCCAGTGCCCACTATACTGAATTCTTGGCTTGTGAAGAAAACTGAGTTTCTGGTTATTCAGCTAGGCAGCAGATTATCCGCGGGAGAATCCTATTCACTTTACACAGAATTTCTCGGGGAGCTGGCGGATGACCTGGAGGGCTTCTACAGGAGTGAATATGTTGAGGATGGCGTAAAGAA AGTTGTTGCTACCTCACAAATGCAGGCAACGTACGCCAGGAAAAGCTTTCCTTGCTTTGACGAACCAGCCATGAAAGCAGTCTTTACTGTCACGATCATTCACTCACGAGACACTGTGGCTCTGTCCAATGGCAAGGAAAAGG AAACTTCAGAGGCTGTCATTGACGGTGTGGCTGTCAAAATTACAACATTTGAGCCCACGCGGAAAATGTCAACATATCTACTGGCATTTATCGTCAGCGACTTTGTTCCCATTGAGTCAAACCAAAACGATTTGTTG ATTCGAATCTGGGCTCGGAAAAAAGCAATAGATGATGGGCAGGGGAGCTATGCTCTCAATGTTACAGGACCCATCCTGAGGTTTTATGAGCAATATTACAACACATCATACCCTCTCTCCAAGTCAG ATCAGATCGCTTTGCCCGACTTCAATGCTGGAGCAATGGAGAACTGGGGTCTGGTCACATACAGGGAAACGGCCCTGCTCTATGACCCCATCCTTTCCTCCACTGGAAACAAAGAGAGGGTCTCAACTGTGATTTCCCATGAACTCGCACACATG TGGTTTGGAAATCTGGTAACTCTGCGATGGTGGAATGACTTGTGGTTAAACGAGGGGTTTGCATCATATGTGGAGTACCTCGGAGTCGACTACGCCGAGCCCACCTGGAACATT AAAGATCACATCGTCCTTTATGATGTTCAGAAGGTGTTTGCTGTGGATGCCTTGGCCTTCTCTCACCCACTGTCACGTGGAGAAGAGGAAGTCAATGAGCCCGCTCAGATCAGTGAAATGTTCAACACTATCTCTTACAGCAAG GGTGCAGCAGTGCTAAGGATGCTGTCAGAGTTTCTCACCGAGCCTGTGTTTGCTAGAGGACTCAGT TCTTACCTGAACACATTCGCTTTCGGTAACACTGTATATACAGACCTGTGGGATCATCTCCAACAG GCAGTTGAAAACACACCAGGAATACATATTCCACACTCTGTGGAAAATATCATGAACCGCTGGACTCTCCAGATGGGCTACCCAGTCGTCACTATTGACACCCGGACAGGAAGTGTCACACAGaaacacttcctgttggatCCAGACTCTACAGTGGACAGACCCTCTCAGTTCAA TTACACCTGGTATGTCCCTATCAAATGGATGAAGACAGGTGTGCAGCAGCCTCAATACTGGCTCCTTCAAAAAACAG acACTCATATTCCGATGAGAGTGTCAGGAGAGGACTGGGTACTCGCAAACACAAACGTATCTGGATACTTCAGGGTGAACTACGATCCTGATAACTGGGACCGTCTCCTTTCCCTGCTCAACACCAACCACCAG actGTATCAATCATCAACAGGGCACAAATTATTGATGATGCATTCAATTTAGCAag agCCAAAATAATCAGCACCACACTGGCTCTGAGAACTACTAAATACCTGTCAAAAGAGCGAGACTACATCCCCTGGGAGTCAGCTTTGAGAAACCTCAACTACTATATTCTCATGTTTGACCGCAATGAAGTCTATGGAGTTTTGCAG GCATACCTTAAGAAACAAATACAACCTCTATTTGAGCATTTCAAGACGATTACATCTAACTGGACAAGAGTACCTACAGGACACACTGACCA GTATAATCAGATAAATGCTATTGGGATAGCATGCAGTGTGGGAGTGGATGGCTGCAGGGAGCTTATAAAAAGCTGGTACAGAGCGTGGATGAAAAATCCAAGTCGCAACCC GATCCATCCCAACTTGAAAAGCACAGTTTATTGCTACGCCATAGCCTTTGGTGGTGTGGCAGAGTGGGACTTTGCCTGGAACATGTTCAAGAATGCTACTCTGGCATCTGAAGCTTCCAGGCTCAGGTCCGCACTGGCCTGCAGCAAAATACCTTGGATTTTGAACAG GTATCTGGAGTACACACTAGACCCAACTAAGATCCGTAAGCAAGACGCCACCTCTACCATCCAGAATATTGCCCGAAATGTTGTGGGGATGCCGCTAGCATGGAACTTCGTCAAAGCTAGATGGAGTTACATCTTCCAACA atatGGAAAAGGATCATTTTCCTTCTCTAATCTTGTCAGTGGAATCACACAGAGATTCTCTACAGAGTATGAGTTACAGGAG CTTAAAAGATTCAAAGAAGAAAACCTCAGTGTTGGCTTTGGTTCTGCCACCATGGCCCTAGAGCAGGCCATAGAGAAAACAACGGCTAACATCAAGTGGGTGACAGAAAACAAAGCTGAAGTGCAGCGGTGGTTTGCTCAGGAGTCCACGTGA